The sequence TGATATAATTGCAAAATAGATGACTCATTTATCTCATATCATAACAGGGAGCATTATaatcttttgaacattttaaaccTCCCAATTTGTTCTTCACAGCACTGTCTGCCTTCTTAACACTAATTAAATATCTGCCCTCCCACCACTAATTAAAAAGTGTTAGGTACACAGGCGGGTGCTGGGATGCCTGGGGAGGTAGAAGTATGACAACCTTTCCCTCTTTCTCTTAGTTATGTATTTAGCAGGGTTTATGTGTGAGTAACTGCATACTCATGACACTTACAAATGCCTCAAGCTGTGCTCCAACACATTATGTTTCCAGTCCAGTACACCTCCCTATACATACATGATCTTGCAAAGTGTTTCCCCCTGATAAGCATGCATTCAAGACTAATCTAAACCTGATTCAGCCATTGCTGTCGTCATCTGTCAAAATAACATATGTGCTAAAGGTTCACCTTTAATTAAGGCTTTTACATTGTGTTCAAGTGTTTAGTAGGATGTACAGTTAAATTTACAGCTGACTCAAACTGATGCATATCAAATACATAATCTCTAGGCAACTGGACTCAAATGTAGTACCTCGGAGTACCTTACGTACAGCGTGAAGAAATATTAGTTAGTTAATATGTAAGTTATGAACTGACATTCTCCTTGGCTGTGTCTGAAATAATCCCCTATAATCTTAAATAGGGTACTATTCAAGGGGACAGACATTTGTAGTGCTGTCCAAAACCATAGAGAACATTATCGAGTGCACTTATTTATCTCATAATGCACCATAATAACGAGTGTACAACCGATGTGCACTGAGCAGCTTGAGAGTACCCATAATGCATGGTGAAGGTTGTGCCGAATTAATTTCTGCATATCACCTAAAGATGCCGCCTGCTTGATCATGAAGGTACAGAGTAATATTATAAAggtatacatttcattttaatttattattaaatagtttaattaaGATTTTGACATGCTAGTTTCATTGACAGAGTTTGTAATAAATCttttattactgcttttgctgccagtttgttttaaaggaatattaaACAGCAAGCAAGCACAAACTATGCAAAAATAGCAGCCGGTCTGGTGCACTCAGTGTCTGAATTCAATAATTTTCATTCAATTCTACTGTATATTAGTGGACAAATGTTGGGAGTAGTGAATGAGGGTTTGGGGTGATTTTGAACACAGCAGCTATTGGCCGATTGTTTAAAAACAGCAGACAATCAGGACATATCCTGTCAACCAATGGTGGAAAAATGGACTGCAACTCTTGTCTCTTGTGTATAGGAAGTTAACGTGATAACACATTAGGCAACCCCTATCCAGCACTGTAAAGAGCTTTGTCACTTCTGATAGTTCAAGTTTAAGCTCtcaaattatatgcattttatcacaacatttgaacaataaatgtagttttaacaCTGTTAGATGTTGCGTGACAGATTTGATAAAGTTCATAAACATGCATGAACATGGAGAGAAATATATGGTATAACTTCCTGAAATCTTTCATGTCTCATGTAATCACTCAAGTCAATGTTTCAACCACAGCATAACGTCAATAACACAGCTTGTGAAAAATGTCACTTAAAGATGCATTTACCTCAGGAAAGTTTGTCTAGTTCTCACAGTTAAAACCTTATTTACTTTACTGAGGGCAGCTTATTtactgttaattatatatatatacgtttgaATAAATCTGCCATGAAGACAAGTTTTTATAAAAACGACATTATGAGCaatagaattgtttttatttgagtGTGAAAATAAATAGCAGTTGAATAATAATTTGGGCTCTGTTGTTAATTTTAACCTGTAATATCATAATAATGTACCAAATGAGAGGGTTCCCAGTATAGTTCACAGCATTAGTTGGGAGAGATTGGAGATTGGAGAGATTTAGTTTGGATCCAAAACACGATAAatggcattaaaacatttttaaataaatttctggTCAGTAtgaaaagtaaattttaaattttatgcaaaatgcaatatttgcagAATTATTAGGTCATGTGTTCTGCCTTTTTTTTCCAAACTGTGACAAGCGGCAGTGccttttttgcagaatgcgatatatccgctcaaccaatcacagcacaccattacACACACTCTTGACAGTAATGGCAGCACTTTGAATATGCTCTGCATCTTAGTTTTACTTTGTACTAGTCTACTTTGTACTATTTAATCAACAAACAAgggcatctcatcagtaaagttGGTTCTGTGATTAACAGtaccggtaaatctccatcaagtgcaaacatacattttataaagatagatatatagatagatagatagatagatagatagatagatagatagatagatagatagatagatagatagatagatagattttgctCTGTTTCGTTGTAGAAAATAGTTTGAAACAAAGACAGCTGCTGCGCATCTTCATTCAAACACAGCTGTATTTTGTTTATGaattaatgtgattttaatgattatagtgagtcaatgattcatgATTACTCATTTAGTCACTTGCATAagtcctgaatgaatcagccgttcgaaagaatcaaataaatgaattattcagTGATAAAATCAGTGTCCTCCacctggcagttttagtttcattttttttttccatcttttcatcttttaacatattttcatttatttcaataatttaatatttctatattcaattttttttatttaaaacattcatcTGAACTTGAATTTATGGATTTAATTGCACTCATGCCACCTCTGTGCCTCATTAAATGTCTGAATTTACACTTACAAGCCACTTTGTTCTTCTGTGCCACCTCtgtacaaattaattttgtttttactgatttaatttaattggTTACTTATTCTTCTTATTCTACTTTTTCTTATTCTGTcgtttaaattagaatttttgaaaagcttatatacacacacacacataaaaatgccgccgggtttgcttcagggatttttttttttttaagaagcttcccaatggaaacctccaCAGGACGCACgcatgtttcacacataatccatctgcagtgcatatgcagtccgtgtgcatttTGTATGTAGTGTAGAAGCAGCACggctcgatgtgctttcacacaggtcgcgtttgcagtccgctactcagtacgtaaacgatcgctgcactgctgcagacgcaaagctcctggaacgcactgacggaccgcaaccgtgTGAATGCtggaatctgttaacatgggtgcgtaaaaaaaatatgaaacgcatacgcactgcagatggattatgtgtgaaacagacgTAAATTTGTTTGCTCCTTGTGCAATTCGTTTgcagcagtttgtgatgcattttggaagcaggagatgagcccctggtctaatgcaccacctggcttgagaaatacttttagtcattattttatttggggaacacacatattctgaatgccttcggcagaattcggaTGAGCCAtgcatttaaatctagattaatctatattaattccaagattacagtgatattaatctagattaaaaaaattatatgcccaccactaatatatataattatttttatttagttgtatttttttacagaaaagatgacgtttatttagaaaaatgtaattgtaagtcactttaatGACTCAAATATCACCTTGTAATGAGAAGGCTATTGTTTTTATCcaatttttaattattgattaGAGGGTACTCCTAAATTTTTCACTTTGCTCCTACATTTTTTAAGTTAGGAGCATTACTGTAAGTGCTCCTAAAAAGAAAAGCGTAGAGCcctgctgtctgtctgtgcaaTTCTACACTGTGCAAGAAttgttttaattgaacttaaactTTGAATTTACCAACTGGATTTtcgttttcaagttttttttgcatctgtttaTTTTAGGAGCTTCAGAATTAACGAGATCATTCACCCAGAGTTACAAGCACTCAGACCAAGGGATTATATGATAGAGAAAAACCTAAGATCGTTATTGTGCAGGATGAAATGAAGATACCTCAGGCCATTATCAGATTTTGTCATGAATTAATTCATCACATTTCATATAGACTTAACAGAGAAATTTTTCACATCGATTCCAAAGCCATAATCTACAGCAAACAACTGATTTTCATAAATCATTATTACTGGGAAAATGTTTTCATTGCACGTTCCAGCGCAAgaacgcctctctctctctctctctctccaaactAATGTAGTCACATTAAATGATTGTTTCCTTATCGCATGTGTGTCGAATTTTAATGAGATTTTCCCCTCTAACTGTCTGTGGAAGTAGCTGTAAAATTCTGTGACTGTAATCTCATCTCACTCTTTACTGTGAGAGAAACACATAAGGAAAGAGTGGGGGGAGATAAGAACGAGGGAGAAAACGGTCTGGATAAGAATGTGAGCGCTGGAGATCGCTGGAAGCTCTAATTTAAGCCATGACCAAAGATGGGCAGATGAATACAAGAGCAAGCATTAAGAAGTTCCCTTCCTTCCAGCAGTGTGCTGTGaaagtgcgagagagagagaggggctttAGAGAGGAAGTAGGCGATAAGGTTATAGGAGAGATATTGTTTACTCACTTATCTGTGACAAGTGtgcatgtctttgtgtgtgtgtgtgtgtgtgtgtgtggaggagggAGGTTGTGGAAATCTGGTTTCTTGTTACAGGCTGAACATCAACCCTGATTTTGCCTTTCCTCTCTTGTTCTCCCCTCATCATTGTCTGTTCCCCTGCTGTCAGGGATATTAACCCACACAGCCTCCCACATCAAAACCATAACACTCCCCTCCTCAAACCACAACCCCCTCTGACCCAGTTTTTGGGGTAAAGGGCTATTGTGCGCTTTTCTGAGAGTCTCCCCCTTGCGCATTCTTCATGGAGACACACGCTTTGTGTGcgcatacagtatgtgtgtgtatgtctctggTGTTGCTGTAAGGTCAGTGGTCTCTGATCTCCAGGGCTGCTCTTTAAAAGAGAAGAAAGGAGGAGGAAACAGAAATGAGAAGAGGAAAAGCAGGCAGGGAAAGACAATGTTGAGTATGTGTGAGTACAACTTTCATGGCATGTGCTTGTGTGACTTAACAGGCAAATACCTCAGTGCTGTTTGACCTGAATTGACATCAAGTCTTTCTGTGAACTGGATGGGACTGGGTGTCTCAGTAGACATGGGATTTGTTGTATTATGTGACACTGTTCGCTGTGAACCAGTGAATCCCAGGCAGGGGATTCATTTTGCTTTTCCAAACCTATAGAACAGTATTGTTAAAATTAGGGTTTTAATAATATAAGGGCTGTCAAaggattattttttgtttgtttgcttatttatttatttatttatttatttatgagtgaactatatgtaataataataatgaaatgctaaatGATATCCATTATATTATGAGGTaaaattaacaggttttattatttattttattttttttggtttaatgtTTAGCATAGTTTTTGCTGTGATATCCACTATATTATGAGGCAGAAGGAATACTTTTCTGGTTTAATGTTTGGGCTTCATCAAACCAGAATCAAacctataaaacaaatattaaaaaccttTTAAGATTGGGTAACATTGGGGCTGTAAaaggatttgtttgtttgtgaactaatcctataaaaatattaatgaaaatactAAATGATATTCACTATATTATGCGATGAAAGTAGGGCTGCAAAAATAGATTATGAGTTATACATGttctaacaaatatataaaataaggtACTCACTTCagcttttaaaatttatattaagattatataattaaaatgattatacaattattttttacaatacaaagaaatatattatatttcttaaatgtataattatatattaaatatataataatctctcttaaaataccttattgggttacaataattaaataattcctGAGCTAAATAAAGCTTTAATCTCTGCAAaccaaactatcactttaatgtaatcatttttttttaatactgtaagcGGCTTGATTTATGGCAATTTATTGTATAAAgcggtatataaataaacatgatgtGACTGGAGTGCTTATTGAAGATCTGGTTCAAATATTAACATCACTgtaatcagatgctttcttaactgctgttttctcaccgttgtaatttttttattgtgtttatttcgAGGAAAGCACACAGCATGTATTTATTCAGCCAGACACCGCTCAGCAGTTTCTGGTTTGGATCTTACGTTAGGTCAGTGGTTCCTAATCAAACAAAACTCATTAGTAACAACTCCAAGACATCAAatgtgtgtcagataagagagacatcaAAAACACAGTTTTGGGGATTAAGCTAAAAAAAGGTTGGAACACACTGCGGTAATCAAATGAAatggcagacagagagagagaggagtgtgGATGCATGAATGAAGGGTGTAGATTGGCTTTGACATGGTCACAGGGGCATTTTGCTGAATCTGTACACTGTCTGTTCCTGCCAGGGGGCAGGGCATGAGAACTGTGTGTGGAAGCTAGAGACCCACATGAGTAACAGGGGACTCAGGATTTAATCAGTGAATGGGATCAACAATTATTGCTGGAATACCTGAATGTATTCAggatgaaatgttttgttttgtgttgcatgAGCTTGTTCTCTGTTTAAGGGGAAAAATGTATCACTGCATGGATCCCTTTTGAGcaagaattttcagcagccatggtGTTCAGTCATGTGACTGGCTCGAAGACCTGGCAGGCAAAACATCCATAGAATTGCAGCACAAGCCTGATGTCAATTCTCTGTCTGTTCCAATCCAAAAATATTTAGATCAACTCTCAAAAGAATATGTGAACAAAATGCCATTAGCAATCCATATAAAGCACCTGCTGCAATATTTCAATCACTAAAAACAGCGGTCCATTCTAAAACGTTGTGAAAACACTTAAAGAGCATTTTAAACAGTGGTATTAAATGATCAAATTCAGTAGCCTACAAACCTTATTAATGGTGCATGTTAATACAGGCAAACAGATGAGCTCGGAATATGAATGCAATTGTTAGGGGTTTCctttataatggttttctatgggagaatatttaaaggggggctgaaatgctcgttttcactcaatatcctgttaatcttgagtacctatagagtagtactgcatccttcataactccaaaaagtctttagttttattatattcataagagaaagatagtctctaccgatttttcccgggaaaacacgaccgtctggaggcgtgacgtgtgggcggagctaaagaatcacgagcgccagtaggcttttgcgttgagagcgtttggaagctgtgacattacagtgaggaaaaaaacatccaaaacaaaccatgagcagcatcagcaacaacgtctctatgtggtatgtactgaaactgtatatatttgcttagcggttttggaaaatgactaatttccactttatgtcgtcttttttttttaagctgtacatgtggaaagtgcagtttgatgacaacatcgcatgttgtttacttgatgtgcttacgtgccgatagctaagttaacaacacagagatatttgaagcagttttactcaccgcctgcggttccaacacacgatcgtgaccctttttcgttgggactgcataatccttaagaaataaacgatgtgcaaatccggcgtcaaactgggccttgtttgtaaaacaagcatcttcgaaatgcagggaacaaacaaaaacacttgcacagctccgttgatgctctgtaaaaataaactccatccactggtcccttagtgttgttgttttttctttggtaatctgtgcagggttgtcttgccctggcaaccaaaaacacactccttttgtgacatttcgcgacgctctcgctctgatcagcgaatgcctgttgtgctctcagtgctctgctatacgggagcgtgcactcttccggcagacgcgccctcaggacccatataaggaaattccgctccatctaacgtcacacagacccatactcgaaaaaaactttccgaaacttgtgacaaaccggaaggagtatttttggaacagaaatactccttcaaacgtacaacttgatttttgaaactttgtccatgtttagcatgggaatccaactctttaacagtgtaaaaaactcagtatgcatgaaacagcatttcaccccccctttaaataaataattaattttaaactttGCGCATTGCGTTTATATTTTGGGTTCGTCTGCTTGCCTATACAAAGTATGCATCATCAATAAGCTGTGTACTGAATTTGGCCTTAAAATATCACTGTCTTACTACATTAATATGAAATCCTCATAAAAAAGAGCTGGCAGTCAGTGGAGAACAGCCTTGTTTTGCCCTACCTGTGGCGTTTCTATAAGCGTGTGACATAATGTGCAAATTatgaattactccagtcttcattgttacatgatccttcagaaaactatatgctgatttgctgctgaaggaacattattattaatgatgaaaatagttgtgctgcatattattaaaaccataaaatattttgtttggaaTAGAAGtgttttgtaaaaatgaaaatgtatttgcttacaatttttatcaatttaatgcatccttgttaaattaaagtatatatttctttaaaaaaaaaaaaaaaaaaacgtttggaCCCCAAAAGTCTGAAATGAAATCTTATGAGTTTGGGTTAAAAAGTCTTCTGTGATgttgttaattgttttgtttttacattaaataactcTTAGCTCTCATTAAGTAATGTTATGAATTCATAAgcataacagattttttttttttttttacttggcatGAAACCAAAAGGGTTGTCCTGCCCCAGAGAGTCCTTTGACATATCATAAAAATGACACATTACTAATGCTGAGGCACAATTTATTTTGTTCGTGCatgtcaaatacacacacaggaacatttttacattattttatggtTGTAAGTTGACTCCCTGTGGCCAAAGCCTGTCTGTAAGTGAGTGTTCAACAGTCACATATAAAAAACAAAGTCCTTTATTCCCTTTGGGAGTGATTGCTGTTTCAACcttgagagagagagcatgatagagaaagagagataaatgAGTGATGGTGAGATGATTGGGGCATAACAGCGACAGCAGTCATTCAAGGAAAGATGCTCCAGAGCGACCAGTGGATCCTTCTCATTTTCTGTATGTCTTTTGTATTTTCAGTATGTGTGTATACTTCATTAGTGTGCCTACATATGAGTCACGGTCTAAGTCTAATGTTCCTCACTCCTGGTTCCTCTACCAGCATAATGAGACACAGATTAAAGGTGAAGGGCTAATACACATGAGCGCATGCCCACTACTGAGAAACTCTAATAGGCAGGAGCAACAGGAAAGCCCTGGACCCTCTGGTCCTGTTGAGCTGGATAACAGTGACCTTTGAGAAGACAGAAAGAAATTAGTCTATTCTGTTCTCTCAAACATGCGTACTATATACTTGTGCACATATTATTAGATATTATCtgaaatattatgatattatacaGTATGTCTTCCTTGTCTTTGCTAAGATGTGGCCTAATATGGTCATAATAATCACAGCTTGCTTTATTGGAAGAAGAAATACaaagcattcattaaaaaaaaaaaaagcaaaccagGAACAAGCAGGGACAAACCAGagaggtcacacacacactcacccgcTCACTACAGCTGTTCTCCCTCAGGGAAGATTTGTGTGGTTCAGGCTCACTGCTCAAGATAACTGTgtctgcgtatgtgtgtgtgtgaaagagagagttcCATTCATTGAGTCTATTAACACTAGGTTGACCTTTTATCGAGCAATTTTTCTAGTAGTAGTTTTTCTAGCAGTTTTTTTCTAATTTTGGATATAAAATTATTGGatctttaattttctttatttccttcatttgtttatcttgtcaTCTAATGTTcacaaagttattttttaaaaacactttaattttaTACACTTAAATTTAATCATGATCTTCAGCGAATCTCAAATTGAAAACCTATATTTTGTACTGTATACTTTAATGTTGTGAGGCCTGAAATGTAGCATTTAAAACAgttgattttagattttaatattttatttagaaaagtaGTAATTGTAATATTGCCCAATTATTGGTTTTCatccatgaaataaaaataattatcggCACATCCCTACAGTGTTCAAAGAAgcattttacctttttttattctttcaagTATTCTTTAATTCATATTTCTAATCATGGATATACAGATATCTACTACAAAAATGACAGAGTTTAATATCCAGAACTATGTTTCAATAACATGTCAAATCATCACTGAAAGGTTAATGAAAAATCAGTAATTGATAATGGTTGTATCATACATTTTCCTTCATAGCTTAATAGCTAAAAGATCTGGCTCATTTGACTGGATGTTTTCATTGAAAGATGGGACTTTCATTCCTGTGTCTTCCATATTGAGACATCTTTATGAAAAGTCACACTGTTTTTAATTAAGTGTCAATGCACATCAAAAACCACactgaaaatattataattatgctTCACATACTTTATGTAATTGTTTTAAGGtatgacattttaatttgaaaaactcTCTGTGTTTGTCCACAGAGTCTGTGAGCTGTGCAGTGTGGGAGGCTGTCTGCCCCGTTGTCGTCAGACGTCATGAGCTGGAGCTTCCTGACACGTCTGCTGGAGGAGATCCAGCACCACTCCACGTCGGTGGGGAAACTCTGGCTCACTGCGCTAGTTGTCTTCCGCATCGTACTCACTGCGGTGGGCGGCGAATCCATATACTATGATGAGCAGAGTAAGTTTGTCTGCAACTCGGGCCAGCCAGGATGTGAGAACGTCTGCTACGATGCCTTCGCACCGCTCTCACATGTGCGATTCTGGGTTTTTCAGATCATTCTGTCCGCCATGCCCTCTTTGCTCTATATGGGCTACGCGGCCAATAAGATCTCCCACAATGAGGAACTGCGGGGCGGCACGGGGGCCGGGGCTCCAGCCGCAAGTGAATCAGCAGGGGACGGATACACTCAGCGCAGACCGAGAAAGATGTACTTTGGTGCACGGCAGCACCGGCCAGGACATGAGGATGGGGAAGAGGAACGCGAGGACGACCCCATGATCTACGAAGTGCCTGAGATAGACAACACGCGTCGTGGGTTGGTGCCACCGCGACCCAAACCCAAAGTGCGCCATGATGGGCGCCGGCGAATACGAGACGATGGTCTGATGCGAGTGTATGTGCTACAGCTGCTGACCCGCTCCGCACTGGAGGCAGGCTTTCTGGCGGGACAGTACCTGTTGTATGGCTTTCGCGTGGAACCAATCTTTGTGTGCTCTGATAAACCCTGCCCACACCGTGTGGACTGCTTCATCTCACGCCCCACCGAAAA comes from Carassius auratus strain Wakin chromosome 3, ASM336829v1, whole genome shotgun sequence and encodes:
- the LOC113043530 gene encoding gap junction gamma-1 protein-like, with the translated sequence MSWSFLTRLLEEIQHHSTSVGKLWLTALVVFRIVLTAVGGESIYYDEQSKFVCNSGQPGCENVCYDAFAPLSHVRFWVFQIILSAMPSLLYMGYAANKISHNEELRGGTGAGAPAASESAGDGYTQRRPRKMYFGARQHRPGHEDGEEEREDDPMIYEVPEIDNTRRGLVPPRPKPKVRHDGRRRIRDDGLMRVYVLQLLTRSALEAGFLAGQYLLYGFRVEPIFVCSDKPCPHRVDCFISRPTEKTIFLRIMYGVSCLCLLLNLWEMIHLGVGTLRDALRKRNESTTDDEYQLGLLAAGGVSVGVGGPSLSEGEPGGGVVGCGREADYVGYPFSWNTPSAPPGYNIVVKPETMPYTDLSNAKMACKQNRANIAQEEQQQYGSNEDNFPSAGEARPPPINKDVIQLEAAIQAYTLQHHASNNHDEINTNDIDEKPQSNITKAPQKERKQRSKHGKSGSAGSSSGSSSSSKSGEGKPSVWI